CTGACCAGGCTGCTGTGACGGATGGATGCGCTTTCGCCGAGCCGCTAGATTTTCCGGTTATACGGATGAACCGAACACCCGCATAAACTGCCCCTTATTGCTGATTTTCGTTTTCGCATAGACCTTCTTGATCAAGCTGCGCACCGTCCCTTCGGCAATCCCCATTTCCGAAGCGATGCGCAGCACACTGTAATTCATCAGCCAGCCGTATGCATCGGAAAAATGAACGCCCCCAGCACAATGAAACTTTTCCTGAATTCCATAATCAACAGCCCTATTTCTTAATCCCGCAGATAGATATTTACAATTCATAATATTCTTATTATATAATTGAGATTACAAAATTGGGAAGGAGTAACATATGAATCGAAGTGAGATGGTATTTGAAGGTCCGATGCCGGAGATTTCATTTGGGATGCTGCCTGCACATGATGAACAGTACAATTGTTAATCTTTAGAACTGTATGTAGAGACTAAGTACAGTGTAAGAAGAAATATTGTAAAGAAGCTGGGAATCATCCCTACCATTCTGCATGCGATTGTTAGTCTTTGGAGGGGCTCCGAATTCAATACGCTTATTACAGGAGGCGGTACTTTTGTTCGATCGCAAAAAGCTCGATTTCTTCGCGGCATCTGCTGCGGAATGCACTCTCGCACCGGATGAGGCGGAGCTGGTGCTTGCGGAATGGACCGCTCCCGGCTGCTCGCAGGACCGAGAGCCGGAGTTTATCGCGCCGCTCCATGTCCACCGCTCGGATGACGAGGCATGGTATGTGCTTGAAGGCACGCTTGCTTTCAGGATCGGGGACGAAACGGTGGAGGCTTCCGCCGGCGGAGCGGTAATCGCGCCGCGAGGTAAACCGCACACGTACTGGAATCCCAGACAAGAGCCGGCGCGATATTTGATTATTATGACCGCGAGGATCCGTGCCTTGATTGACGCCATTCACGCCACAGACAAGCGGGACCCGGAATCGATGAGGCGGCTGTTCGAGCGGTTTGATTCCGAGCTGATTCACAGCCCCTGACATAGGGATCGACACCTAAAGATAACGGCTGATTGCCGCAAACGTTCGTTTGCAGCAGGGTCACTGCGCTCTTCGCTCGGAGGAGCCGCTCCCTCTCGCAGAACCGGTCCATTTCCGCCGTTCTTCTGCCCGCACATGTCTGCTAATCCCGCTCGTAAATCGAGCCCGTGCGGCTCGCGAACAGCTCGCCGTATACTTTCTCGGCGTAAGCGTCGGTCATGCCGGCGATGTAGTCGGCGACGAGCCTCGGCCACGTCCAGTTGTCCTTCAGCCGCTCGAAGCTCTCGATCCAGTCGGGCGGCACGATGAGCCGTCCCGTCTCCTCACGCTTGAACGTTTCCCACAGCCGTTGGAGCATGATTTCGCTGCGTTTCTGCAGGCGCTGCACGCGAAAATCTTTGATCAGCGTCACCCACGCCAGCTTTTTCAAAATTTCCATCGTCCGCAGCAGCTCCAGGTCCTCCTGGCCGTCCGCCACGAACGTGACCCGCTTCCAGCCGGTGCGGGCATCGTCGATAATGCCGACCCTGCCGGCGAATTTGCTCACCCAGCGGGCTTTCATTTCGCGTCTGGCGCGCGAAGCCTCGCGGCCGCTTTCGGCGTAGACCGCCTCCCACTGCTCCAAATAACGCGCGCATACCGAACGAACCATCGCCAAAATATCGACCTGATCCCAGCCGACGTTCGTATTGCCGGTATCCTCCACGATTTCCTGCACGAGATGGGCCGCCAGCCGGTCGTCTTCGAAAAAGCTGCGGTTCATCTGGATTTTGCCCGCGCGGA
This genomic window from Paenibacillus humicola contains:
- a CDS encoding helix-turn-helix transcriptional regulator, with product MNYSVLRIASEMGIAEGTVRSLIKKVYAKTKISNKGQFMRVFGSSV
- a CDS encoding cupin domain-containing protein, translating into MFDRKKLDFFAASAAECTLAPDEAELVLAEWTAPGCSQDREPEFIAPLHVHRSDDEAWYVLEGTLAFRIGDETVEASAGGAVIAPRGKPHTYWNPRQEPARYLIIMTARIRALIDAIHATDKRDPESMRRLFERFDSELIHSP